One genomic region from Stackebrandtia nassauensis DSM 44728 encodes:
- a CDS encoding GOLPH3/VPS74 family protein gives MTTLAEAMILLSDRGSSARFTTVDRNSATVGATLADLALAGRIALHGKDVTVVDPQPTGDAVMDEVLAQIAASKPRQPAKWMSRLYWGFPNRVRDALAGREVLTRTTSKLFHVRKYTSATPAAETETRQRLLAAVATGGTDDAWVAELAAQVRAANMEQYLLPELPRAEARQRIAAIAASSWTGEASRAARHNNYIAYTAALLPIAVTLMIVFTR, from the coding sequence ATGACGACGTTGGCAGAGGCGATGATCTTGCTGAGCGACCGCGGCTCCAGCGCCAGGTTCACCACCGTCGACCGCAACAGCGCGACCGTCGGGGCCACCCTCGCCGACCTGGCGTTGGCGGGACGGATCGCGTTGCACGGCAAGGACGTCACCGTCGTCGATCCACAACCGACCGGCGACGCCGTCATGGACGAGGTGCTGGCACAGATCGCGGCGAGCAAGCCGCGCCAACCGGCCAAGTGGATGTCGAGGCTGTACTGGGGTTTCCCGAACCGGGTGCGGGACGCGCTCGCCGGACGCGAGGTGCTGACCCGCACGACGTCCAAGCTGTTCCACGTCCGCAAGTACACCTCGGCGACCCCGGCCGCCGAGACCGAGACCCGGCAGCGGCTGCTGGCCGCCGTAGCCACCGGCGGCACCGACGACGCCTGGGTCGCCGAACTGGCCGCGCAGGTGCGGGCCGCCAACATGGAGCAGTACCTGCTACCGGAACTGCCGCGCGCCGAGGCCCGGCAGCGGATCGCGGCCATCGCCGCCAGCAGCTGGACCGGCGAGGCCAGTCGCGCCGCCCGGCACAACAACTACATCGCCTACACCGCGGCGCTGCTGCCGATCGCCGTCACGCTGATGATCGTGTTCACCCGGTGA
- a CDS encoding DUF4253 domain-containing protein yields the protein MGLLQRLLGRKPEDEADNTTPPAPAESPAETPPAESAPPPTSSVLGDAAPLPETETVAEPGPEPEPEPTAAVEPEAGEPSASATEAEPDEVDKTVVPPQEYFTPSRPKRELLDLEPPPQPKDEPPQTPETLPLDVSGSPRAALRNAGITVPHMQQIVQLGDVRLWAFGVRADEALGWWLQIRQVHEKTGWLPVLLGSPDDWLDNGEGVLHEGDAELERMTELDAETLLHDKAAEAGEPPRGVPILPTRGDSDFAVPKSDGLIGLVEAEHSWQIPALLPWKGSTNWELYGAEHATILKHWHERHEVELVSMTWDILELYVPNPPSAEEDALDTAREVHAYCPDLMAAGVPTLDDLAVHMVRSRAWYFRWA from the coding sequence GTGGGACTTCTGCAAAGACTGCTGGGTCGAAAGCCGGAGGACGAGGCGGACAACACCACCCCGCCCGCTCCGGCCGAGAGCCCTGCCGAGACTCCGCCCGCTGAGTCGGCACCGCCGCCGACCTCAAGCGTGCTCGGTGACGCCGCGCCGCTGCCCGAGACCGAAACCGTCGCCGAACCAGGTCCGGAACCCGAGCCGGAGCCCACGGCCGCCGTGGAACCCGAAGCCGGGGAACCGTCCGCATCGGCCACCGAAGCTGAGCCGGACGAAGTGGACAAAACCGTCGTGCCCCCGCAGGAATACTTCACCCCCTCGCGCCCCAAGCGCGAACTGCTCGACCTGGAGCCGCCGCCGCAGCCCAAGGACGAACCGCCGCAGACACCCGAGACACTGCCGCTCGACGTGTCCGGTTCGCCGCGCGCGGCGCTGCGCAACGCCGGGATCACGGTGCCGCACATGCAGCAGATCGTTCAGCTGGGCGACGTCCGGTTGTGGGCCTTCGGGGTCCGCGCCGACGAGGCGCTGGGCTGGTGGCTGCAGATCCGGCAGGTGCACGAGAAGACCGGCTGGCTGCCGGTGCTGCTGGGCTCCCCCGACGACTGGCTCGACAACGGCGAGGGCGTCCTGCACGAGGGCGACGCCGAACTGGAGCGGATGACCGAACTGGACGCCGAGACGCTGCTGCACGACAAGGCCGCCGAGGCCGGGGAGCCGCCGCGCGGCGTCCCGATCCTGCCCACCCGTGGCGATTCCGACTTCGCCGTCCCCAAGTCCGACGGACTCATCGGCCTGGTCGAGGCCGAGCACAGCTGGCAGATCCCGGCGCTGCTGCCCTGGAAGGGCTCCACGAACTGGGAACTGTACGGCGCCGAGCACGCCACCATCCTCAAGCACTGGCACGAGCGGCACGAGGTCGAACTGGTCTCGATGACCTGGGACATCCTGGAGCTGTACGTGCCCAACCCACCCAGCGCCGAAGAGGACGCGCTGGACACGGCCCGCGAGGTGCACGCGTACTGCCCCGACCTAATGGCCGCCGGAGTGCCCACACTGGACGACTTGGCGGTTCACATGGTGCGGTCCCGCGCCTGGTACTTCCGCTGGGCCTGA
- the thpR gene encoding RNA 2',3'-cyclic phosphodiesterase — translation MRLFVGLRPSDAALADLAGYLPRIGLDGARPTGRQTWHLTLAFIGELDDRRVEDVSAALTALSRTTAGFALRLAGGTVLGRTSTALCVGTDGDTTALTALAERVRTGLRRSGVPFDERPFKPHLTVARPKDLSPAEVQAKVDALGGYNGPSWRAEKLVLYRSHPGPPVRYEALERFPLRG, via the coding sequence GTGAGACTGTTCGTGGGCCTGCGGCCCAGCGACGCGGCGCTCGCCGACCTGGCGGGCTACCTGCCCCGGATCGGGCTAGACGGTGCCCGGCCCACCGGACGACAGACCTGGCACCTGACGCTGGCCTTCATCGGGGAACTCGACGACCGCCGGGTCGAGGACGTCTCCGCCGCGCTGACGGCGCTGAGCCGCACCACCGCCGGGTTCGCGCTGCGGCTGGCCGGTGGCACGGTGCTGGGCCGCACCTCGACGGCGTTGTGCGTCGGCACCGACGGTGACACCACGGCGCTGACCGCGCTGGCCGAGCGGGTACGCACCGGGCTGCGTCGCTCCGGGGTGCCCTTCGACGAGCGGCCGTTCAAACCGCACCTGACGGTGGCCCGGCCCAAGGACCTGTCCCCGGCCGAAGTGCAGGCCAAAGTGGACGCGCTCGGTGGCTACAACGGCCCGTCCTGGCGCGCTGAGAAACTCGTCCTGTACCGCAGCCACCCGGGCCCGCCGGTCCGCTACGAGGCGCTGGAACGGTTCCCGTTGCGCGGCTAA
- a CDS encoding maleylpyruvate isomerase family mycothiol-dependent enzyme, giving the protein MQFSRLTSCLTADAARMAKAAEGNMDARVPTCPEWTMTDLLEHVAHVYMHKTECIRNGQPKSWPPPRDPEVPTLTLMRQGLGDLLAEFTPREPADAAYTWYDPDQTVGFWIRRMAQETVIHRVDAELAAGVALGPIDEELAVDGIDELLRIFVGWSSHKWAEEVADSIGKLLPKPVAVTSGDTTWVLRPVDGSIDVDSEAASDVAVTISGEPAPLLLWLWRRGDDEGIQFDGDEQAARALHELIKEFTQ; this is encoded by the coding sequence ATGCAGTTCAGCCGTTTGACCTCATGTTTGACCGCCGACGCCGCCCGGATGGCGAAGGCTGCCGAGGGGAACATGGACGCCCGCGTCCCGACTTGTCCGGAGTGGACGATGACGGATCTGCTCGAACACGTCGCCCACGTCTACATGCACAAGACCGAGTGCATCCGCAACGGCCAGCCGAAGTCGTGGCCGCCGCCGCGCGACCCGGAGGTCCCGACGCTGACCCTGATGCGGCAGGGGCTGGGCGACCTGCTCGCCGAGTTCACACCGCGCGAGCCCGCCGACGCGGCGTACACCTGGTACGACCCGGACCAGACCGTCGGCTTCTGGATCCGGCGGATGGCGCAGGAGACGGTCATCCACCGCGTCGACGCCGAACTGGCCGCCGGGGTCGCCCTCGGTCCGATCGACGAAGAACTGGCCGTCGACGGCATCGACGAACTGCTGCGCATCTTCGTCGGCTGGAGCAGCCACAAGTGGGCCGAGGAGGTCGCCGACAGCATCGGCAAGCTGCTTCCCAAGCCGGTCGCGGTGACCAGCGGCGACACGACCTGGGTGCTGCGGCCGGTCGACGGCAGCATCGACGTCGACTCCGAGGCCGCCAGCGACGTGGCCGTGACGATCTCCGGTGAACCCGCCCCGCTGCTGCTGTGGCTGTGGCGGCGCGGCGACGACGAGGGCATCCAGTTCGACGGCGACGAGCAGGCGGCGCGGGCGCTGCACGAACTCATCAAGGAATTCACGCAATAG
- a CDS encoding MFS transporter, with product MRRQLAETFRSLRVRNYRLFAIGQLTSLLGRWMQIVAIDWLVLELSGNSGAALGFVTALQFVPVLLLSLHGGKLADRHDKRRMLLVFNTSWLALSAGMAVIVLIGAAQLWHIYVFALMLGMVMALENPARQSFVSEMVGTGMLPNALSLSAATFNSARIVGPAIAGALIAVVDTGPVLAITALTYVPPMVCLLLMNRHELGFSEPAKDTRIREAVSYTFRRSDLVLPLVLMFVVGGLGFNFPITLALLSKTVFHTGAATFGLLTTMLAVGALAGALVSSRRRARPTAHIVLAAAAIFGVLEALVGFAPAFWVAAVLLVPTGFSMTFLAQAVNQRIQLGVDAAHRGRVMALYILVFLGSTPIFAPIIGWLSEVIGPRSGLWIGGLAGVFMAATAFAVRCRKRDVHVSVELRPRPRMRLIETVEKAA from the coding sequence ATGAGACGACAGCTGGCCGAAACCTTTCGCTCCCTCCGCGTCCGCAACTACCGGCTCTTCGCCATCGGCCAACTGACCTCACTACTGGGTCGCTGGATGCAGATCGTCGCCATCGACTGGCTCGTCCTGGAACTGTCGGGAAACTCCGGCGCCGCGCTCGGTTTCGTCACGGCACTGCAGTTCGTCCCGGTCCTGCTGCTGAGCCTGCACGGCGGCAAACTCGCCGACCGGCACGACAAGCGCCGGATGCTGCTGGTCTTCAACACCTCCTGGCTGGCCCTGTCGGCGGGCATGGCGGTCATCGTCCTGATCGGCGCCGCCCAGCTGTGGCACATCTACGTGTTCGCCCTCATGCTCGGCATGGTCATGGCCCTGGAGAACCCGGCCCGGCAGTCCTTCGTCTCCGAGATGGTCGGCACCGGCATGCTGCCCAACGCGCTGTCGCTGTCGGCGGCCACCTTCAACAGCGCCCGCATCGTGGGCCCGGCGATCGCCGGTGCCCTCATCGCCGTGGTCGACACCGGCCCGGTACTGGCAATCACCGCGCTGACCTACGTGCCGCCGATGGTGTGCCTGCTCCTGATGAACCGGCACGAACTCGGCTTCTCCGAGCCCGCCAAGGACACCCGCATCCGCGAGGCCGTCTCCTACACCTTCCGCCGCTCGGACCTGGTACTGCCGCTGGTGCTCATGTTCGTCGTCGGCGGCCTGGGCTTCAACTTCCCGATCACCCTGGCGCTGCTGTCCAAGACCGTCTTCCATACCGGCGCGGCCACCTTCGGCCTGCTCACCACCATGCTCGCGGTCGGCGCACTGGCCGGAGCTCTGGTCAGCTCTCGCCGCCGCGCCCGCCCCACGGCCCACATCGTCCTGGCCGCCGCCGCGATCTTCGGCGTCCTGGAAGCACTGGTCGGATTCGCCCCGGCCTTCTGGGTCGCCGCCGTCCTGCTGGTCCCGACCGGCTTCTCCATGACCTTCCTGGCCCAGGCGGTCAACCAGCGCATCCAACTCGGCGTCGACGCCGCCCACCGGGGCCGGGTCATGGCGCTGTACATCCTGGTGTTCCTGGGCTCCACCCCGATCTTCGCCCCCATCATCGGCTGGCTGTCGGAGGTCATCGGCCCCCGCTCGGGTCTGTGGATCGGCGGCCTGGCGGGTGTGTTCATGGCGGCGACGGCCTTCGCGGTGCGGTGCCGCAAACGCGACGTCCACGTCAGCGTCGAACTACGCCCCCGCCCCCGGATGCGCCTGATCGAAACCGTCGAGAAAGCCGCCTGA
- a CDS encoding TetR/AcrR family transcriptional regulator yields MGEQHRAPAPTGIELAWRSSSHAAHPGAPSGGRRPGPRSGLTLGRIVTAAVDIADREGLAAVSLARVAAALGTATTSLYRHVRSKDDLVVVMRDAAAAPPPDLPPTDLRRWRESLADIAWRIYDLYRQHPWVLQVPTSGPPNTPNELLWGEHMLKALSQSTLTAHDQLRAVTLISGYVREQARLTLDPIIADGGDAAAGDYFAFLGRVLTPKRYPMFCRLFADPANTGSIEYTAADFQFGLDRILAGLAELDRDGRAR; encoded by the coding sequence ATGGGCGAACAGCACCGAGCGCCTGCACCGACGGGCATCGAACTGGCCTGGCGAAGCTCCAGTCACGCGGCTCACCCGGGCGCACCGAGCGGTGGCCGCAGGCCCGGCCCACGATCAGGCCTCACGCTGGGACGGATCGTCACGGCCGCCGTTGACATCGCCGACCGGGAAGGGCTCGCCGCCGTATCACTGGCTCGCGTCGCGGCCGCCCTGGGCACCGCGACGACTTCGCTGTACCGGCACGTCCGATCCAAAGACGACCTCGTCGTGGTGATGCGCGACGCCGCCGCCGCGCCACCACCCGATCTGCCGCCGACCGACCTCCGACGGTGGCGAGAGTCGCTGGCCGACATCGCCTGGCGGATATACGACCTCTACCGGCAACACCCGTGGGTCCTGCAGGTGCCCACCTCTGGCCCGCCGAACACACCGAACGAACTCCTGTGGGGCGAGCACATGCTCAAGGCCCTGTCACAGTCCACCCTGACCGCCCACGACCAGCTCCGCGCCGTCACGCTGATCTCCGGCTACGTCCGCGAGCAGGCGCGACTCACCCTGGATCCGATCATCGCGGACGGCGGCGATGCCGCGGCAGGCGATTACTTCGCTTTCCTCGGCAGGGTTCTGACGCCGAAGCGGTATCCCATGTTCTGCCGCCTGTTCGCGGACCCGGCGAACACCGGCTCCATCGAGTACACCGCCGCGGACTTCCAGTTCGGTTTGGACCGGATTCTGGCCGGACTGGCCGAACTCGACCGGGACGGCCGCGCCCGGTAA
- the sepH gene encoding septation protein SepH — protein MRPVRFVALSEDGQALVVADELGRLMGLPLDDRLRTAVQGERTEAEPASHPIVDRRVPQVSLSPRDIQTRIRCGESAEDIARGAGVAVDKVLRYAGPVLQERAMLAQAARRARLANSDRGERMSDVVDVKLGQHGVDTASVSWDAWRREDGTWRVSATWTSGKSTAQATWELDRGRQSVTPHDEMAQFLSTPAPATVRSSDSEVASARTPSPSARPSRDPLYGVTRRDTQQTPAAKQPEPASDRPDPLRRDALRAALERPLGEPSRPDRQAASGLGLPGSEPAEVKDTPAVPSLAVLRPRRNEVVDEDESGDEPKVAVAAGASSKPRNRLPAWEDVLFGSDTAPRSSQP, from the coding sequence ATGCGACCGGTACGCTTCGTCGCCCTGTCAGAGGACGGGCAGGCTCTTGTAGTCGCCGACGAGCTCGGCCGACTCATGGGACTGCCCCTGGACGACAGGCTGCGCACCGCGGTCCAGGGCGAGCGGACCGAAGCCGAACCCGCCTCTCATCCCATTGTGGATCGTCGCGTGCCGCAGGTCTCGCTGTCACCTCGGGACATCCAGACTCGTATCCGTTGTGGAGAATCGGCCGAGGACATCGCGCGCGGCGCGGGTGTCGCGGTCGACAAGGTGCTGCGCTACGCCGGCCCGGTGTTGCAGGAACGTGCCATGCTCGCGCAGGCCGCCCGCCGCGCCCGCCTGGCCAACTCCGACCGGGGCGAGCGCATGTCCGACGTCGTGGACGTCAAGCTCGGCCAGCACGGTGTCGACACCGCCTCGGTGTCGTGGGACGCGTGGCGCCGTGAGGACGGCACCTGGCGGGTCTCCGCGACGTGGACCAGCGGAAAGTCCACCGCCCAGGCGACCTGGGAACTCGACCGGGGCCGCCAGAGCGTGACCCCGCACGACGAGATGGCCCAGTTCCTGTCGACTCCGGCTCCGGCCACGGTGCGTTCCTCGGACTCCGAGGTCGCCAGCGCCCGGACCCCGTCGCCGTCGGCGCGGCCGTCCCGCGACCCGCTGTACGGCGTGACCCGCCGCGACACGCAACAGACTCCGGCGGCCAAGCAGCCCGAACCCGCCTCCGACCGCCCGGACCCGCTGCGCCGCGACGCACTCCGCGCGGCACTGGAACGCCCGCTGGGCGAACCGTCGCGTCCGGACCGCCAGGCCGCCAGCGGCCTGGGTCTGCCGGGCTCCGAGCCCGCCGAGGTCAAGGACACGCCAGCGGTTCCGTCGCTGGCGGTACTGCGTCCGCGCCGCAACGAGGTCGTGGACGAGGACGAGTCGGGCGACGAACCGAAGGTCGCGGTGGCCGCGGGTGCCTCGAGCAAACCGCGCAACCGGCTGCCCGCCTGGGAGGACGTCCTGTTCGGCAGCGACACGGCCCCGCGCTCCAGCCAGCCGTAG
- a CDS encoding DUF2530 domain-containing protein: protein MSDRPTPPAANLPMTPLAIGGTVLWLVIAGILSLFSEDLAATGRSWWIDCALWGAVLGVPGTVVMVLHDRNQKRRQRD, encoded by the coding sequence GTGTCCGACCGTCCTACCCCTCCCGCGGCCAACCTGCCGATGACTCCCCTGGCCATCGGCGGCACCGTCCTGTGGCTCGTCATCGCCGGAATTCTTTCACTGTTCTCCGAGGATTTGGCGGCGACGGGACGGTCGTGGTGGATCGACTGCGCACTGTGGGGGGCGGTGCTGGGCGTGCCCGGCACCGTCGTCATGGTGCTTCACGATCGGAACCAGAAACGTCGCCAGCGGGACTAG
- a CDS encoding futalosine hydrolase, whose product MKLLIVTAVDAERDAVLRGLSGTVHDVYTVGVGPAAAAAGTARLLALAEAAGTRYDGVVNAGIAGGLAGRADIGDVVVGTASISAELGVRTDDGFTPLGKLGFGSAVAECSLRLAAGVTGARGEILTLATITGSAQRVDELAESYPHALAEAMEGFGAATAAARVRLPFTEIRAISNAVGDRDASGWNWQAAFDALTKAAGELR is encoded by the coding sequence ATGAAGCTGCTCATCGTCACCGCGGTGGACGCCGAACGCGACGCCGTCCTGCGGGGCCTGTCCGGCACCGTCCACGATGTCTACACCGTTGGCGTCGGCCCGGCGGCAGCGGCCGCTGGAACCGCCCGCTTGCTGGCTCTGGCCGAGGCGGCGGGGACCCGTTACGACGGGGTCGTCAACGCCGGGATCGCCGGTGGGCTGGCCGGACGCGCCGACATCGGCGACGTGGTGGTCGGCACCGCGAGCATCTCGGCCGAACTCGGCGTGCGCACCGACGACGGTTTCACCCCGTTGGGGAAGCTGGGCTTCGGCAGCGCGGTCGCCGAGTGTTCGCTGCGGCTGGCCGCCGGGGTCACCGGCGCCCGCGGCGAGATCCTGACGCTGGCGACGATCACCGGCTCGGCGCAGCGGGTCGACGAGCTCGCCGAGTCCTATCCCCACGCGCTGGCCGAGGCGATGGAGGGCTTCGGCGCCGCGACCGCTGCCGCCCGCGTCCGGCTGCCGTTCACCGAGATCCGCGCGATCTCCAACGCCGTGGGCGACCGGGACGCGTCCGGCTGGAACTGGCAGGCGGCCTTCGACGCCCTGACGAAGGCGGCGGGGGAACTGCGATGA
- a CDS encoding 1,4-dihydroxy-6-naphthoate synthase yields the protein MKLAFSPCPNDTFIFHAWVHGLVEGAPVPEVTYADVDVTNTRALTGEFDVVKVSFAALPWLRDGYELLPCGGALGRGCGPLVLTRQPSSPEKLAGATVAVPGERTTAYLLFRLWSQGFAPANIRVVPFAEIMPGVASGRFDAGLVIHEARFTYQDHGLSMLEDLGDWWERETGHPIPLGAILARKGLDTDAIAGWIRASLAHAWANPLDSAAYVAEHAQELSADVTRQHIELYVNEFSADLGEAGRAAVETLLGRAASAGLVPG from the coding sequence ATGAAGCTGGCCTTCTCCCCCTGCCCCAACGACACCTTCATCTTCCACGCCTGGGTGCACGGCCTGGTGGAGGGCGCCCCGGTCCCCGAGGTCACCTACGCCGATGTGGACGTCACCAACACCCGGGCGCTGACGGGCGAGTTCGACGTGGTCAAGGTCTCGTTCGCGGCGCTGCCGTGGCTGCGCGACGGCTACGAGCTGCTGCCGTGCGGCGGCGCGCTCGGCCGGGGCTGCGGGCCGCTGGTGCTGACCCGCCAGCCGTCGAGCCCCGAGAAGCTCGCGGGCGCGACCGTCGCCGTCCCCGGTGAACGCACCACCGCCTACCTGCTGTTCCGGTTGTGGTCGCAGGGTTTCGCGCCCGCGAACATCCGGGTGGTCCCGTTCGCCGAGATCATGCCCGGCGTCGCGTCCGGCCGTTTCGACGCGGGCCTGGTCATCCATGAGGCCCGGTTCACGTACCAGGACCACGGTCTGTCCATGCTGGAGGATCTCGGGGACTGGTGGGAGCGCGAGACCGGACACCCGATCCCGCTGGGCGCCATCCTGGCCCGCAAGGGCCTGGACACCGACGCGATAGCGGGCTGGATCCGCGCCAGCCTCGCCCACGCCTGGGCCAACCCGCTCGACAGCGCCGCCTACGTCGCCGAGCACGCCCAAGAGCTGTCGGCGGACGTCACCCGGCAGCACATCGAGCTGTACGTCAACGAGTTCAGCGCCGACCTCGGCGAGGCGGGGCGAGCCGCCGTCGAGACCCTGCTGGGGCGGGCCGCGTCGGCCGGGCTGGTGCCCGGCTGA
- a CDS encoding serine/threonine-protein kinase yields the protein MRPNQLLGGRYRLDKRIGTGGMGEVWRAEDVTLERPVAVKVLHPAMADDADLRQRFLREARAIAALNAPGVVALYDSGEDTEPDGSVLPYLVMEFVVGRPLSAYVPAAEALPPPEVMRLVSQVALGLDAAHRVGIIHRDVKAANILVNRHRDATLLDFGLARRAGETALTTTGSVMGTIEYASPEQLRDEPLTPASDVYSLGVVAYECLAGMRPFDGQTVAAVIAGHLDREPPRLPPTVPPPIERVVMRALAKDPRDRFRTAGDFARACLEAAGTASAPPTPPTRPHLAATREVPREPSEPDTVAAEAAPRQRRRGRALLVTGVIAVVAILAAALVVIFTMNPPDDSGGGKPSDDNSTSSSEKPGPQKPRTSVLVSSANTKCLLLNKLDGSQAAIEATMGLCEGNKYEVYTYDTVGAKAVSIGFDSQFGGGEVHSCLGVKAAAKRLVADAKCKPGTAWKFTYLRTESGVDFWQIRSATDEKICLQAGAAVGDAASAKPCHDRANQKWRTESAG from the coding sequence ATGCGGCCCAACCAGTTGCTCGGCGGTCGCTACCGGCTGGACAAACGCATCGGTACCGGCGGCATGGGTGAGGTGTGGCGGGCCGAGGACGTCACGCTGGAGCGGCCGGTCGCCGTCAAGGTGCTGCACCCGGCGATGGCCGACGACGCCGACCTGCGGCAGCGGTTCCTGCGGGAGGCGCGCGCCATCGCCGCGCTCAACGCTCCCGGGGTCGTCGCGCTGTACGACTCGGGCGAGGACACCGAACCCGACGGCTCGGTGCTGCCGTACCTGGTGATGGAGTTCGTGGTGGGCCGTCCGCTGTCGGCATACGTGCCCGCCGCCGAGGCACTGCCGCCGCCGGAGGTGATGCGGCTGGTCTCGCAGGTCGCGCTCGGGCTGGACGCGGCGCACCGCGTCGGCATCATTCACCGGGATGTCAAGGCCGCCAACATTCTCGTCAACCGGCACCGGGACGCGACCCTGCTCGACTTCGGGCTGGCGCGCCGCGCCGGTGAGACCGCGCTGACCACCACCGGCTCGGTGATGGGCACGATCGAGTACGCGTCGCCGGAACAGCTGCGCGACGAGCCGCTGACCCCCGCCTCGGACGTCTACTCGCTCGGTGTCGTCGCCTACGAATGTCTCGCCGGGATGCGGCCGTTCGACGGGCAGACGGTCGCCGCGGTCATCGCCGGACACCTGGACCGGGAACCGCCGCGACTGCCGCCAACCGTGCCGCCGCCGATCGAGCGGGTGGTGATGCGGGCGCTGGCCAAGGACCCGCGCGACCGGTTCCGCACCGCTGGTGACTTCGCCCGGGCCTGCCTCGAAGCCGCCGGGACCGCGAGCGCGCCGCCCACCCCGCCGACGCGTCCGCACCTCGCGGCGACCCGCGAGGTGCCACGCGAACCGTCCGAACCGGACACCGTCGCGGCCGAGGCCGCGCCCCGTCAGCGGCGGCGAGGCCGCGCGTTGCTGGTGACCGGCGTGATCGCGGTGGTCGCGATCCTCGCGGCGGCGCTTGTGGTGATATTCACCATGAACCCGCCGGACGACTCCGGTGGCGGCAAACCCTCCGACGACAACAGCACCTCGTCGTCGGAGAAGCCCGGACCGCAGAAACCCAGGACGTCGGTGCTGGTCAGTTCCGCCAACACCAAGTGCCTGCTGCTGAACAAACTGGACGGCTCACAAGCGGCCATCGAGGCCACGATGGGGTTGTGCGAGGGTAACAAGTACGAGGTGTACACCTACGACACCGTCGGCGCGAAGGCCGTCTCGATCGGCTTCGACAGTCAGTTCGGCGGCGGTGAGGTCCACTCGTGCCTGGGTGTGAAGGCCGCCGCGAAACGACTGGTCGCCGACGCGAAATGCAAGCCGGGCACCGCCTGGAAGTTCACCTATCTGCGCACCGAAAGCGGGGTCGACTTCTGGCAGATCCGCAGCGCAACCGACGAGAAGATATGCCTGCAAGCCGGGGCCGCCGTGGGCGACGCGGCCTCGGCAAAACCCTGTCACGACAGGGCCAACCAGAAATGGCGCACCGAATCCGCGGGCTGA
- a CDS encoding cold-shock protein, which yields MPTGRVKWYNAEKGFGFVSRDDGGNDVFLHRDALPEGVTELKAGQKLEYGIVDTRRGVQAMSVTLVDTPKRVAKAEPQTPKRSPEEVHGLIEDMIKVLEDQVMPTLRRGRHPDRKHTAKIAEVVHAVARELEG from the coding sequence GTGCCCACCGGTCGTGTCAAGTGGTACAACGCCGAAAAGGGATTCGGCTTCGTCTCCCGGGACGACGGCGGCAACGATGTGTTCCTGCATCGCGACGCTCTCCCCGAGGGCGTCACCGAACTGAAGGCCGGTCAGAAGCTCGAATACGGCATCGTGGACACCCGCCGGGGTGTGCAGGCGATGTCGGTAACCCTTGTAGACACTCCCAAGCGGGTGGCCAAGGCCGAACCCCAGACCCCGAAGCGCTCCCCCGAAGAGGTACACGGCCTCATCGAGGACATGATCAAGGTCCTCGAGGACCAGGTCATGCCGACGCTGCGTCGCGGTCGTCACCCCGACCGCAAGCACACCGCGAAGATCGCCGAGGTCGTCCACGCAGTGGCGCGCGAACTGGAAGGCTGA
- a CDS encoding TetR family transcriptional regulator, whose product MTEERPVRGLRERTRLAVRAELSRLAVELFVRQGFERTTVDDITAAAGLSKRSFFRYFPAKEDAIFGDLDLLGEEVRADLRDRPTGEAPWDSLHQVLRGWSERIHSAGAVAEKLDLIETTPALRARFQHKREQLRDEIAAELRDRQPGGLSDFDIDLLTGAAAAALDAVSREVVRGGDPGAREELIDRAFAALKPVL is encoded by the coding sequence ATGACTGAGGAACGGCCGGTACGGGGCCTGCGGGAACGGACCCGGCTCGCGGTACGGGCCGAACTGAGCCGACTGGCGGTGGAGCTGTTCGTGCGGCAGGGTTTCGAGCGCACGACCGTCGACGACATCACCGCCGCCGCCGGTCTGTCCAAACGCAGCTTCTTTCGCTACTTCCCGGCCAAGGAGGACGCCATCTTTGGCGACCTCGACCTGCTGGGGGAGGAGGTTCGCGCCGACCTACGTGACCGGCCGACCGGGGAAGCGCCGTGGGACAGCCTGCACCAGGTGCTGCGCGGCTGGTCCGAGCGGATTCATTCCGCCGGGGCGGTGGCCGAGAAGCTGGACCTGATCGAGACCACTCCGGCGCTGCGGGCCCGGTTCCAGCACAAACGCGAACAACTGCGCGACGAGATCGCCGCCGAGCTGCGTGACCGGCAGCCCGGCGGGCTCAGTGACTTCGACATCGACCTGTTGACCGGCGCCGCGGCGGCGGCGCTCGACGCGGTCTCGCGGGAAGTGGTGCGCGGCGGGGATCCCGGCGCTCGGGAGGAACTGATCGATCGGGCGTTCGCCGCCCTGAAACCCGTGCTGTGA